A genomic window from Artemia franciscana chromosome 14, ASM3288406v1, whole genome shotgun sequence includes:
- the LOC136035740 gene encoding uncharacterized protein LOC136035740 — protein sequence MSTSGSPLTVQCSDKSVEQVQEFKCLGSWIENTGDVTFEIKRRIGQASGAFNRLTPIWRSNKYSLRLKLRLFNSNVLSILMYASECWKLNQQLEKRILGFENICLRRILRISWHQKITNREIRLKKNQPIVTEVLKKRRWTYLGHVLRMPEDRLPSRVYQWQPEGRQRRGRPKHTLRRQYDRDLKGANISLTPQWEDITAAAQLRDGWRDFVDALCATDGSGGSKGYKITILFHCDAVFCNEKHFSLCIWF from the coding sequence ATGTCCACATCTGGCTCCCCCCTAACTGTTCAATGCTCCGATAAATCTGTTGAACAGGTCCAAGAATTTAAATGCTTAGGAAGCTGGATAGAAAATACTGGCGATGTAACATTTGAAATCAAGAGAAGGATTGGACAAGCATCAGGCGCCTTCAACAGACTAACACCAATTTGGAGAAGCAACAAATACTCACTTCGTTTAAAATTGCGCCTGTTCAACAGCAATGTGTTGTCTATATTGATGTACGCcagtgaatgttggaaactcAACCAACAACTTGAGAAACGTATCCTTGGATTCGAAAACATTTGCCTTCGAAGGATCCTCAGAATCAGTTGGCATCAGAAAATTACCAATAGGGAAATCCGGCTGAAAAAAAACCAGCCCATAGTGACCGAAGTTTTGAAGAAACGAAGATGGACATATTTGGGTCATGTTCTACGCATGCCCGAAGACAGACTGCCCTCAAGAGTGTATCAGTGGCAGCCTGAAGGAAGACAAAGACGAGGCCGACCAAAACACACACTGCGGAGGCAGTATGATCGGGACCTGAAAGGGGCAAACATTTCCCTCACTCCGCAATGGGAAGATATCACTGCAGCCGCACAGCTTCGTGATGGATGGAGAGActttgtcgacgccctatgcgccaccgatggctcaggaggatctaagggTTACAAAATTACTATACTGTTTCACTGTGACGCTGTATTTTGCAATGAGAAGCATTTTAGCTTGTGTATCTGGTTTTAG